A portion of the Homo sapiens chromosome 16, GRCh38.p14 Primary Assembly genome contains these proteins:
- the TMEM219 gene encoding insulin-like growth factor-binding protein 3 receptor isoform 3 precursor (isoform 3 precursor is encoded by transcript variant 5), with protein sequence MGNCQAGHNLHLCLAHHPPLVCATLILLLLGLSGLGLGSFLLTHRTGLRSPDIPQDWVSFLRSFGQLTLCPRNGTVTGKWRGSHVVGLLTTLNFGDGPDRNKTRTFQATVLGSQMGLKGSSAGQLVLITARVTTERTAGTCLYFSAVPGILPSSQPPISCSEEGAGNATLSPRMGEECVSVWSHEGLVLTKLLTSV encoded by the exons ATGGGCAACTGCCAGGCAGGGCACAACCTGCACCTGTGTCTGGCCCACCACCCACCTCTGGTCTGTGCCACTTTGATCCTGCTGCTCCTTGGCCTCTCTGGCCTGGGCCTTGGCAGCTTCCTCCTCACCCACAGGACTGGCCTGCGCAGCCCTGACATCCCCCAG GACTGGGTCTCTTTTTTGAGATCTTTTGGCCAGCTGACCCTGTGTCCCAGGAATGGGACAGTCACAGGGAAGTGGCGAGGGTCTCACGTCGTGGGCTTGCTGACCACCTTGAACTTCGGAGACGGTCCAGACAGGAACAAGACCCGGACATTCCAGGCCACAGTCCTGGGAAGTCAGATGGGATTGAAAG GATCTTCTGCAGGACAACTGGTCCTTATCACAGCCAGGGTGACCACAGAAAGGACTGCAGGAACCTGCCTATATTTTAGTGCTGTTCCAGGAATCCTACCCTCCAGCCAGCCACCCATATCCTGCTCAGAGGAGGGGGCTGGAAATGCCACCCTGAGCCCTAGAATGGGTGAGGAATGTGTTAGTGTCTGGAGCCATGAAGGCCTTGTGCTGACCAAGCTGCTCACCTCG GTGTGA
- the TMEM219 gene encoding insulin-like growth factor-binding protein 3 receptor isoform 1 precursor (isoform 1 precursor is encoded by transcript variant 3): MGNCQAGHNLHLCLAHHPPLVCATLILLLLGLSGLGLGSFLLTHRTGLRSPDIPQDWVSFLRSFGQLTLCPRNGTVTGKWRGSHVVGLLTTLNFGDGPDRNKTRTFQATVLGSQMGLKGSSAGQLVLITARVTTERTAGTCLYFSAVPGILPSSQPPISCSEEGAGNATLSPRMGEECVSVWSHEGLVLTKLLTSEELALCGSRLLVLGSFLLLFCGLLCCVTAMCFHPRRESHWSRTRL, encoded by the exons ATGGGCAACTGCCAGGCAGGGCACAACCTGCACCTGTGTCTGGCCCACCACCCACCTCTGGTCTGTGCCACTTTGATCCTGCTGCTCCTTGGCCTCTCTGGCCTGGGCCTTGGCAGCTTCCTCCTCACCCACAGGACTGGCCTGCGCAGCCCTGACATCCCCCAG GACTGGGTCTCTTTTTTGAGATCTTTTGGCCAGCTGACCCTGTGTCCCAGGAATGGGACAGTCACAGGGAAGTGGCGAGGGTCTCACGTCGTGGGCTTGCTGACCACCTTGAACTTCGGAGACGGTCCAGACAGGAACAAGACCCGGACATTCCAGGCCACAGTCCTGGGAAGTCAGATGGGATTGAAAG GATCTTCTGCAGGACAACTGGTCCTTATCACAGCCAGGGTGACCACAGAAAGGACTGCAGGAACCTGCCTATATTTTAGTGCTGTTCCAGGAATCCTACCCTCCAGCCAGCCACCCATATCCTGCTCAGAGGAGGGGGCTGGAAATGCCACCCTGAGCCCTAGAATGGGTGAGGAATGTGTTAGTGTCTGGAGCCATGAAGGCCTTGTGCTGACCAAGCTGCTCACCTCG GAGGAGCTGGCTCTGTGTGGCTCCAGGCTGCTGGTCTTGGGCTCCTTCCTGCTTCTCTTCTGTGGCCTTCTCTGCTGTGTCACTGCTATGTGCTTCCACCCGCGCCGGGAGTCCCACTGGTCTAGAACCCGGCTCTGA
- the TMEM219 gene encoding insulin-like growth factor-binding protein 3 receptor isoform 2 precursor (isoform 2 precursor is encoded by transcript variant 4), which produces MGNCQAGHNLHLCLAHHPPLVCATLILLLLGLSGLGLGSFLLTHRTGLRSPDIPQDWVSFLRSFGQLTLCPRNGTVTGKWRGSHVVGLLTTLNFGDGPDRNKTRTFQATVLGSQMGLKGSSAGQLVLITARVTTERTAGTCLYFSAVPGILPSSQPPISCSEEGAGNATLSPRMGEECVSVWSHEGLVLTKLLTSELALCGSRLLVLGSFLLLFCGLLCCVTAMCFHPRRESHWSRTRL; this is translated from the exons ATGGGCAACTGCCAGGCAGGGCACAACCTGCACCTGTGTCTGGCCCACCACCCACCTCTGGTCTGTGCCACTTTGATCCTGCTGCTCCTTGGCCTCTCTGGCCTGGGCCTTGGCAGCTTCCTCCTCACCCACAGGACTGGCCTGCGCAGCCCTGACATCCCCCAG GACTGGGTCTCTTTTTTGAGATCTTTTGGCCAGCTGACCCTGTGTCCCAGGAATGGGACAGTCACAGGGAAGTGGCGAGGGTCTCACGTCGTGGGCTTGCTGACCACCTTGAACTTCGGAGACGGTCCAGACAGGAACAAGACCCGGACATTCCAGGCCACAGTCCTGGGAAGTCAGATGGGATTGAAAG GATCTTCTGCAGGACAACTGGTCCTTATCACAGCCAGGGTGACCACAGAAAGGACTGCAGGAACCTGCCTATATTTTAGTGCTGTTCCAGGAATCCTACCCTCCAGCCAGCCACCCATATCCTGCTCAGAGGAGGGGGCTGGAAATGCCACCCTGAGCCCTAGAATGGGTGAGGAATGTGTTAGTGTCTGGAGCCATGAAGGCCTTGTGCTGACCAAGCTGCTCACCTCG GAGCTGGCTCTGTGTGGCTCCAGGCTGCTGGTCTTGGGCTCCTTCCTGCTTCTCTTCTGTGGCCTTCTCTGCTGTGTCACTGCTATGTGCTTCCACCCGCGCCGGGAGTCCCACTGGTCTAGAACCCGGCTCTGA